A single genomic interval of Thermoanaerobacter uzonensis DSM 18761 harbors:
- the rnpM gene encoding RNase P modulator RnpM — protein sequence MKTKKVPMRMCLGCQQMKPKRELIRIVRRAKDSVVQVDLTGKVPGRGCYICKDINCLEKAFKNKRLEKALEVPISDEIYEQLKREIEDEE from the coding sequence ATGAAGACCAAAAAGGTTCCAATGAGAATGTGCTTAGGCTGTCAGCAGATGAAACCGAAAAGAGAATTAATACGCATTGTAAGACGAGCAAAAGATTCAGTTGTACAAGTGGATTTAACAGGTAAAGTGCCGGGGAGAGGTTGCTATATTTGCAAAGATATAAACTGCCTTGAAAAAGCTTTTAAAAATAAAAGATTAGAAAAAGCGCTAGAAGTACCAATTTCTGATGAAATTTACGAACAACTAAAGAGGGAGATAGAGGATGAAGAATGA
- a CDS encoding PolC-type DNA polymerase III, translating into MIPEFFLQEIEIKKVKLLKKERKLIVSVSSNNQASSRIKNFRDFLLNKFPLIKEVEVVIEQKEKFNNLQDIVDNFEEIFLKISEEYPTSLSFLKTCDVVTENQKIIIKAPNEVVYQFIKNNKIDFVLKKFLKDKYGFKTEIDVVLLEEFEDTMERIIMEEDIKIIEEIAKSGQKQETGKTTEKIEDKEDSQVLLGKEIKAEAISIKNITAETEEAIIEGEIFSLEFKELKSKILMTFDITDYTSSILVKAFLTEEKYNYLKENIQVGSFVRLGGKVFYDKYEGDLVISLKDLQLTSPKERKDLSEEKRVELHLHTQMSSMDAVASATEVIKRAAKWGHKAIAITDHAVVQAFPEAMEASSKYGVKVIYGVEGYLVDDGVPIVTGDTEATLEDEFTVFDIETTGLSNINDEIIEIGAVKIKEGKIIDTFETFVNPKIPISSFIKKLTGIDESMVKDAPSIEEILPKFLEFASNSVLVAHNANFDVSFIKSKAKKFNLNVNNAVLDTLELSRHLYKDLKNYKLDTLSEHLQVKLEHHHRAVDDARATAEIFIKTIDILKELGVKKVKDINAILRESEVDIRKLPVYHVTILVKDQKGLRNLYEIISKSNLEYFYRTPRIPKSLLISMREGLIIGSACEQGEVFRAIVSNLEEKKLENIISFYDYLEIQPVGNNEFLVEKGEVKSVEELREINRKIYLLGKEYNKLVVATGDVHFLDPWDNIYRKILMAGKGYKDADRQPPLYFKTTDEMLKEFEYLGEEVAKEIVIDNPNKIADLVEEVKPIPDGTFPPVIEGAEEELRRLTLDKAHEIYGDPLPEIVQNRLNRELNSIINNGYAVMYIIAQKLVSKSLKDGYLVGSRGSVGSSLVATMSGITEVNPLPPHYVCPNCKYSEFITDGSYGCGVDMPDKTCPHCGTLMRKDGFDIPFEVFLGFEGDKEPDIDLNFSGEYQPIAHKYTEELFGKGHVFRAGTIGTLADKTAYGYVKKYFEERNLIVHKSEIKRLTIGCTGVKRTTGQHPGGIMVVPKDKSIYDFTPIQHPADAEDTDVITTHFDYHSISGRLLKLDILGHDDPTVIRMLEDLTGINAREIPLDDKKTMSLFTSVEALGIDPEELNTPVGTLGLPEFGTKFVRQMLIDTRPTTFSELVRISGLSHGTDVWLNNAQDIIREGIATLKEVISTRDDIMLYLISKGMDKKLSFKIMENVRKGKGVTPEGIEEMKKHGVPNWFIESCQKIKYMFPKAHAVAYVIMAFRIAYFKVHYPEAFYTTYFTVRADDFNLDIVLKGKDRIKNAIKEIEAKGNNASPKERNLLTVLEVALEMYLRGFKFTNVDLYKSDAVKFLITEKGLLPPLNSLEGVGIQAAKTIAQERENGRFLSIEDFRNRTKVSKTVIEILKQHGCLTDLPESNQLSLF; encoded by the coding sequence ATGATTCCAGAATTTTTCCTGCAGGAAATTGAAATAAAAAAAGTAAAACTGTTAAAAAAAGAGAGAAAACTAATTGTAAGTGTATCCTCCAACAATCAAGCAAGTTCTCGGATAAAGAACTTCCGGGATTTTTTGCTTAATAAATTTCCTTTAATTAAAGAAGTAGAAGTTGTAATAGAACAAAAAGAAAAATTTAATAATCTTCAAGACATAGTAGATAATTTTGAAGAAATATTTTTAAAAATAAGCGAAGAATATCCCACTTCTCTTAGTTTTTTAAAAACCTGTGATGTAGTAACAGAAAATCAAAAGATAATAATTAAAGCTCCCAACGAAGTAGTCTATCAATTTATAAAAAACAATAAAATTGATTTTGTTCTTAAGAAATTTCTAAAGGATAAATATGGGTTTAAAACAGAAATAGATGTAGTCCTTTTAGAAGAGTTTGAAGATACAATGGAAAGAATAATAATGGAAGAAGATATAAAAATTATTGAAGAAATCGCTAAAAGCGGGCAGAAGCAAGAAACTGGCAAAACAACAGAAAAAATTGAGGATAAAGAAGATTCCCAAGTACTTTTAGGAAAGGAAATAAAAGCTGAAGCAATATCCATTAAAAATATCACTGCAGAAACAGAAGAAGCAATAATAGAAGGTGAAATCTTTTCTCTCGAGTTTAAGGAATTAAAGTCCAAAATTTTAATGACTTTTGATATAACTGATTATACTTCATCAATACTTGTAAAAGCCTTTTTAACTGAGGAAAAGTATAATTATTTAAAAGAGAATATCCAAGTAGGCAGTTTTGTAAGATTAGGAGGGAAAGTTTTCTACGATAAATATGAAGGAGACTTAGTAATAAGTTTAAAAGACCTTCAGCTAACATCTCCAAAAGAAAGAAAGGACTTAAGTGAAGAAAAAAGAGTGGAACTTCACTTACACACGCAAATGAGTAGTATGGATGCAGTAGCCTCTGCAACAGAAGTGATTAAAAGAGCGGCAAAATGGGGACACAAAGCCATTGCTATAACAGACCATGCAGTTGTACAGGCATTTCCAGAAGCAATGGAAGCATCTTCTAAATACGGTGTAAAAGTCATATACGGTGTAGAAGGTTATTTGGTGGATGATGGTGTACCTATTGTAACAGGAGATACAGAAGCTACTTTAGAAGATGAATTTACTGTTTTTGATATAGAGACGACGGGTCTTTCCAATATAAATGATGAAATAATTGAAATTGGTGCAGTAAAAATAAAAGAAGGCAAAATAATAGATACTTTTGAAACCTTTGTTAATCCCAAAATTCCTATTTCTTCTTTTATAAAAAAACTTACTGGAATTGACGAATCTATGGTTAAAGATGCTCCTTCTATAGAAGAAATATTACCTAAATTTTTAGAGTTTGCTTCTAACAGTGTTTTAGTAGCTCATAATGCAAATTTTGATGTATCTTTTATAAAATCTAAAGCTAAAAAATTTAATTTAAATGTAAACAATGCGGTTTTAGATACCTTAGAACTAAGTAGGCATTTATATAAAGATTTGAAAAATTACAAGCTAGATACACTGTCTGAACACTTGCAGGTAAAATTGGAACATCACCACAGAGCAGTAGACGATGCTAGAGCTACAGCTGAAATATTTATAAAAACTATTGATATATTAAAAGAATTAGGAGTAAAAAAAGTAAAAGATATAAATGCCATATTAAGAGAAAGTGAAGTTGACATACGGAAACTTCCTGTCTATCATGTCACGATTTTGGTAAAAGACCAAAAAGGATTGAGAAATTTATACGAAATAATCTCTAAATCCAATTTGGAATATTTTTATAGAACACCTCGTATTCCTAAAAGTTTACTTATTAGTATGAGAGAAGGTCTTATCATTGGTTCTGCTTGCGAACAGGGGGAAGTTTTTAGGGCAATTGTATCTAACTTAGAAGAAAAGAAACTAGAGAATATTATTTCTTTTTACGATTATTTAGAAATACAGCCTGTTGGAAATAATGAGTTTTTAGTTGAAAAAGGAGAAGTAAAAAGTGTAGAAGAATTAAGAGAAATTAATCGAAAAATTTACCTTTTAGGTAAAGAATACAATAAATTAGTAGTAGCAACAGGAGATGTGCACTTTTTAGATCCATGGGATAATATATACAGAAAAATTTTAATGGCAGGAAAAGGATATAAGGATGCAGATAGACAACCACCTTTGTATTTTAAAACAACTGATGAGATGCTAAAAGAATTTGAATATTTAGGGGAAGAAGTAGCAAAAGAGATTGTAATCGATAATCCTAATAAAATTGCTGACCTTGTAGAAGAAGTAAAACCCATACCAGATGGAACATTCCCTCCTGTGATAGAGGGAGCTGAAGAAGAATTAAGAAGGCTTACTTTAGATAAAGCCCATGAAATATACGGTGACCCTTTGCCGGAAATAGTACAAAATCGCTTAAATAGAGAATTAAATTCTATAATTAACAATGGATATGCAGTTATGTATATTATAGCTCAAAAATTAGTGTCTAAGTCTTTAAAAGATGGGTATTTGGTTGGTTCTAGAGGTTCTGTAGGCTCTTCTTTAGTAGCCACTATGAGCGGAATAACAGAAGTTAACCCGCTGCCGCCTCATTATGTTTGTCCAAATTGTAAGTATTCCGAGTTTATAACTGATGGAAGCTATGGTTGTGGTGTGGACATGCCGGATAAGACTTGTCCTCACTGTGGCACTTTGATGAGGAAAGATGGTTTTGATATACCTTTTGAAGTGTTTTTAGGTTTTGAAGGGGATAAAGAACCAGATATAGACCTTAATTTTTCTGGGGAATACCAACCTATTGCTCATAAGTATACAGAGGAACTTTTCGGAAAAGGCCATGTTTTTAGAGCAGGTACTATTGGAACTTTAGCAGATAAAACTGCTTATGGATATGTCAAAAAATATTTTGAAGAACGCAATTTAATAGTTCATAAATCAGAAATCAAAAGACTTACTATAGGTTGTACAGGAGTGAAAAGAACCACAGGGCAACATCCAGGTGGAATAATGGTAGTGCCAAAGGACAAGAGTATTTATGACTTTACTCCAATACAGCATCCTGCTGATGCAGAAGACACTGATGTTATAACAACTCATTTTGACTACCATTCAATAAGCGGAAGGCTTTTAAAACTGGATATCTTAGGGCATGATGACCCTACAGTTATAAGAATGCTGGAGGATTTAACCGGAATTAATGCAAGAGAAATACCTTTAGACGATAAAAAAACTATGAGCTTATTTACCAGTGTAGAAGCATTGGGAATAGACCCTGAAGAGCTAAATACTCCTGTGGGTACTTTAGGATTACCCGAGTTTGGAACAAAGTTTGTAAGACAGATGCTTATTGACACACGTCCTACTACTTTTTCAGAACTAGTACGCATAAGTGGACTTTCTCATGGCACTGATGTATGGCTCAACAATGCTCAGGACATAATAAGAGAAGGAATAGCTACATTAAAAGAGGTAATATCTACAAGAGATGACATAATGCTTTATTTGATAAGCAAAGGTATGGACAAAAAATTGTCTTTCAAAATAATGGAAAATGTAAGAAAAGGCAAAGGTGTGACACCAGAAGGAATAGAAGAAATGAAAAAACACGGTGTTCCAAATTGGTTTATTGAGTCTTGCCAAAAAATAAAATATATGTTTCCTAAGGCCCATGCCGTTGCATATGTAATAATGGCATTTCGAATTGCTTATTTTAAAGTTCATTATCCAGAAGCCTTTTATACTACTTACTTTACTGTTAGAGCAGATGACTTTAATTTAGATATTGTATTAAAAGGGAAAGACAGAATAAAAAATGCTATAAAGGAGATAGAAGCTAAAGGAAATAATGCTAGTCCTAAAGAAAGAAATCTTTTGACCGTATTAGAAGTAGCTTTAGAGATGTACTTAAGAGGATTTAAGTTTACAAATGTAGATTTATATAAATCTGATGCAGTCAAATTTTTGATTACTGAAAAAGGATTGCTACCACCTCTTAATTCTCTAGAAGGAGTAGGAATACAAGCAGCCAAAACAATTGCACAAGAAAGAGAAAATGGTAGATTTCTATCGATTGAAGATTTTAGAAACAGAACAAAGGTCAGTAAAACAGTTATAGAAATATTAAAACAGCATGGATGTTTAACCGATTTGCCAGAATCTAATCAATTAAGTTTATTTTAG
- the rimP gene encoding ribosome maturation factor RimP, with protein sequence MSKIEQIAKDLVMPILEKNNFELVDVEYKKEGSHWYLRVYIDKEGGITLDDCQLVSEYLSDRLDEADPIEHSYILEVSSPGLDRPLKKPRDFERNIGKEIEISLYSPIDKRKKFEGELIEFTGDKIIILYNGERKEFDMKNVSLVKPVIKF encoded by the coding sequence ATGTCCAAAATAGAACAAATTGCAAAGGATTTAGTAATGCCTATTTTAGAAAAAAATAATTTTGAACTGGTAGATGTAGAATACAAAAAGGAAGGAAGCCACTGGTATTTGAGAGTTTATATAGATAAAGAAGGAGGTATTACTTTAGATGATTGTCAACTGGTTAGCGAGTATTTAAGCGATAGATTAGATGAAGCAGACCCAATAGAACACAGTTATATTTTAGAAGTATCTTCTCCCGGTCTCGATAGACCTCTTAAAAAACCACGCGATTTTGAAAGAAATATAGGAAAAGAAATAGAAATATCCCTATATTCTCCTATTGATAAGAGAAAAAAGTTTGAAGGCGAGCTTATAGAGTTTACAGGTGATAAAATAATTATTCTCTATAATGGAGAGAGAAAGGAATTTGATATGAAGAATGTAAGTCTTGTTAAACCAGTAATAAAGTTTTAA
- the nusA gene encoding transcription termination factor NusA produces the protein MNTEFIEALNSISEEKGIPKDTMFEAIEAALVSAYKKNYGSSQNAKIVMDRETGDVKVYAQKTVVEEVYNDLLEISLEEARKINKKYQIGDIVDIEVTPKNFGRIAAQTAKQVVIQRIREAERNVIYEEFLSKETEVVTGIVTKVDKKNVLINLGRVEAILGPTEQIPGETFAPGDRVKVYIVEVKKTTKGPQILISRSHPGLVKRLFELESPEIQQGIVEIRSIAREAGSRTKMAVFSRDENVDPVGACVGYKGARVQAVVNELKGEKIDIVKWSSKPQEFIMNALSPAKALSIEILDEKEKVARVIVPDYQLSLAIGKEGQNARLAAKLTGWKIDIKSESMVKS, from the coding sequence ATGAATACAGAATTCATAGAAGCTTTAAATTCTATCTCTGAGGAAAAAGGCATTCCAAAAGATACAATGTTTGAAGCGATAGAAGCTGCTTTAGTTTCTGCCTACAAAAAAAATTATGGTTCTTCGCAAAATGCTAAAATTGTGATGGACAGAGAAACAGGTGATGTAAAAGTTTATGCACAAAAAACTGTAGTAGAAGAGGTCTACAATGACCTCTTAGAAATAAGTTTAGAAGAAGCGAGAAAAATAAATAAAAAATATCAGATAGGAGATATAGTTGATATAGAAGTAACGCCAAAAAATTTTGGCAGGATTGCAGCACAAACCGCAAAACAAGTTGTGATTCAACGGATTAGAGAAGCGGAAAGAAATGTGATTTATGAAGAATTTTTGAGTAAAGAAACAGAAGTAGTAACAGGAATTGTAACCAAGGTAGATAAAAAGAATGTACTCATTAATTTAGGTCGAGTTGAAGCTATATTAGGCCCGACAGAACAAATTCCAGGTGAAACTTTTGCCCCAGGAGACAGAGTTAAGGTGTATATTGTGGAAGTAAAAAAGACTACTAAAGGACCTCAGATTTTAATTTCCCGTTCTCATCCAGGTCTTGTAAAAAGGTTATTTGAATTGGAATCCCCAGAAATTCAACAAGGAATAGTTGAAATACGGAGTATTGCTCGAGAAGCTGGTTCACGCACAAAAATGGCAGTTTTTAGCAGGGATGAAAATGTGGATCCTGTAGGAGCTTGTGTTGGATATAAAGGTGCGAGGGTACAAGCTGTTGTCAATGAACTAAAAGGAGAAAAAATAGATATAGTCAAATGGAGTTCAAAACCTCAAGAATTTATAATGAACGCTTTAAGCCCAGCAAAAGCGTTAAGTATAGAAATTTTAGATGAGAAAGAAAAAGTAGCAAGAGTAATTGTACCTGATTATCAATTGTCTTTAGCAATTGGAAAAGAAGGACAAAATGCGAGGTTGGCGGCAAAGCTCACAGGTTGGAAAATAGACATAAAAAGCGAATCAATGGTAAAAAGTTAA